In the Rhodothermales bacterium genome, ATCCGTCGATCGCAATGGGACTGCACCGCACGCTCGCCCCCGATCCATACACGTTCAGCCGGACCTACGGAAAAGCCGGCACGCGGGATCAGGTGGTTGTCGTGATCGGAGGCGAAGGACGCATGCATCTGAACGTCTCCAAGATGTTCGAGGACAACACGATACTTCGAGATGCCTATACGGGAAAGGCGGCGTTCGTGTCGTACGGCATGGTTGCCGTAGACGCGAATGACGCAGGCGTCATCCTTCTCGAAGAGGTACAGTAGAGCTCAGTCCGGGCTCACGTCTTTCTTGAGAATCTGTAGCCGCGGATCTGTCCCGGCAAACACCGTGTCGGGTACCTGCAGCTCAGCCCACCCTGTCGTCATATCGACCGCGATCGTGTCGCCCGAGAACGAGACTTCGACCGGCATTGGAAACGGCATATCGTTCGGAGTCTTCCACTCGAGACGCAGCCGCGGCCCATCCCGCTCCACAACGAGCTCCGGCAGTTCGGGCTGTCGAACGTACAGATCGAAGAACCACGCCAGGTCGCGTCCGGACACCTCCTCAACGATCCGAATAAAATCATCTGTTGATGCGAATCGGCACTGGCGTCCGTCCGTAACGGCCTCCATCTCCGGTGTCGGGTAGGCCATCCGGCGGAGCGACACATTCATGGCGTCGTCTCCGATAAGGTACCGGAGCGTGTGAAGGATCCATCCGCCCTTGAAATAGACGTCGCGGTCTCCCATCTCGTCGACCGTCACCGACTCGTAGGGCGCCACGGCACTCCGATTGCGAATCATCGGTCGAATGGACGACAGATAATGCAGATACCCATTCTCGCCGTTCAGCTCCTCTGCGTAGAGGGCCTGCATGTAGGTGCCGAAGCCCTCGTGAATCCAGAGATCCTTCCAGTCCGCGTTCGTGACCAGATTGCCCCACCACTCGTGCGAGAGTTCGTGATGGTGAAGCTTGTCGAAGCCGAAATCGATCTGAGGCGTCATCGCGACATTGCTGAAGTTCGCTCCGTACGCGATGATCGACTGGTGTTCCATCCCCAGGTGCGGCGTCTGGGCCACACCGTATTTGTCAATGCGGAACGGGTAGGGCCCGAGCCGTTCCTCGTAGAATCGAAGGTGCGCCCTGATCTCATCCATGAACTCGAGACCCTTGTCGTAGTCTTCCGGAAGGACGTAGAACAGCACGGGGAATGTGTCGCCCGCCACGCTCAGGAATTCATCCTTGATGACGCGGTACGGTGCGATGTTCAGTGCAACGGTGTATGTGTTGATCGGCGTGGAAACGTGCCAGTGGAAGGTCGTCCGCCCGTCTGTGGTCGGTGACGTTTCCACGAGACGACCGTTCGAGGCCACCACCAGCGGATCCGGAACGGTCACCCGGATGTCCATGGAGTCGGGTTCATCCGAGACATGATCCTTGACCGGCCACCATATGTCCGCGCCTTCGCCCTGGCACGACGTAGCGACCCACGGCAGTTCGGAAGGCGTTCGAGCCCAGGTGAACCCGCCATCCCACGGTGCACGCACTGCGACGTGCGGCGTGCCGCCGTAGGCCACGGTCACCTCAATCATTTCGCCCGGCTGATACGTGTGCGGCAGTCGAATCCACAGCTTGCCCTCGCGGCGCTCGAATCGCAGCGTGTCCGGGATGTCGGACGCGACGGTCGAAACCGCCCGTACCTCCAACTCAGGGACCAGATCGAGCACGAACCACTCGAGCGGGGATCCGGCCCGCGCGTGCACTGTGACACTGCCCTCGATGGTGCTGTCTGCAGGATTCACATCCAGCGCCAGGTCATAGTACGTGACATCGTAAGCCGCCTGCTCCGCCATCAGCGGCCCTCCCGAGTCGTACGGGCCGACTTGTCCGACCACGGGCGCCCGCATGCAGGCCGACGACAACAGCCCGGCGAATAGAAGCGGCAACAGCCGCGACTCAAAGATGGATGAGTTCATGGTGTTGGTCGCGGATTCGCCGAACGCTTGTGCGGCAGGTTAGGCTTCGACGGACGATCTGTCGAGAAACTCGCGGAGAACGTAATGGAGAATTCCGCCGTTGCGGTAGTACTCGACGTCGATCGGAGTATCGAGACGGCAGACCGTGTCGAAGGCAATGACGGTTCCGTCACTCTTTCGGGCCGAGACTTTAATGTTCTGCCGCGGCTTGACGTCGTCCGTCACCGGAACGTCGTACGTTTCTGTTCCATCGAGTCCCAGGGATGCAGCGTTTTCTCCATCCTTGTACTGGAGCGGAAGGACGCCCATCCCGATCAGATTTGATCGGTGGATACGTTCAAAGCTGTCGGCGATAACCACCTTGACGCCCAGAAGGATCGTGCCTTTGGCTGCCCAGTCACGACTCGATCCCATGCCGTAGTCCTTCCCGGCCAGCACGACCAGCGGTGTGCCGGCCGCCTGATACTTCATCGCGGCATCGTAGATCGGCATGACTTCGTCCGAGCCAAAATACTTTGTGATGCCGCCCTCGG is a window encoding:
- a CDS encoding M1 family metallopeptidase, yielding MNSSIFESRLLPLLFAGLLSSACMRAPVVGQVGPYDSGGPLMAEQAAYDVTYYDLALDVNPADSTIEGSVTVHARAGSPLEWFVLDLVPELEVRAVSTVASDIPDTLRFERREGKLWIRLPHTYQPGEMIEVTVAYGGTPHVAVRAPWDGGFTWARTPSELPWVATSCQGEGADIWWPVKDHVSDEPDSMDIRVTVPDPLVVASNGRLVETSPTTDGRTTFHWHVSTPINTYTVALNIAPYRVIKDEFLSVAGDTFPVLFYVLPEDYDKGLEFMDEIRAHLRFYEERLGPYPFRIDKYGVAQTPHLGMEHQSIIAYGANFSNVAMTPQIDFGFDKLHHHELSHEWWGNLVTNADWKDLWIHEGFGTYMQALYAEELNGENGYLHYLSSIRPMIRNRSAVAPYESVTVDEMGDRDVYFKGGWILHTLRYLIGDDAMNVSLRRMAYPTPEMEAVTDGRQCRFASTDDFIRIVEEVSGRDLAWFFDLYVRQPELPELVVERDGPRLRLEWKTPNDMPFPMPVEVSFSGDTIAVDMTTGWAELQVPDTVFAGTDPRLQILKKDVSPD